From Salvia splendens isolate huo1 chromosome 16, SspV2, whole genome shotgun sequence, a single genomic window includes:
- the LOC121771685 gene encoding cellulose synthase-like protein D3 — protein sequence MAGRSFRPSDSQSGRGPIPPSVTFTRRTSSGRYVNLSRDSLDSEISGAEFAEYTVQIPPTPDNQPMDSLAIRGDPPISQRVEEQYVSSSLFTGGYNSVTRAHLMDKVIESEANHPQMAGAKGSSCAIQGCDGNVMSDERGEDILPCECDFKICRDCFVDSVKAGGGICPGCKEPYKNTELPDESAEPGQPLPLPSNAGMSKMERRLSLMKSANRSAIVRSQSGLMRSQAGTDFDHNRWLFETKGTYGYGNAIWPKDGGLSEDQNDETGEPPELFNKPWRPLTRKLKIPAAVLSPYRLLILVRMVILALFLEWRISHPNEDARWLWLMSIICEIWFAFSWLLDQLPKLCPVNRATDLNVLKEKFETPSPANPTGKSDLPGIDIFVSTADPEKEPPLVTANTIMSILAADYPVEKLSCYVSDDGGALLTFEAMAEAASFANLWVPFCRKHDIEPRNPESYFGLKKDPFKNKVRPDFVKDRRRVKREYDEFKVRINGLPDSIRRRSDAYNAREEIKAMKLRRQTAADEILEPLKVSKATWMADGTHWPGTWVVSGPEHSRGDHAGIIQVMLKPPSDDPLNGTDDSIPLDFTEVDIRLPLLVYVSREKRPGYDHNKKAGAMNALVRASAIMSNGPFILNLDCDHYIYNSQAIREGMCFMMDRGGDRICYVQFPQRFEGIDPSDRYANHNTVFFDVNMRALDGLQGPVYVGTGCLFRRTALYGFDPPRSKEHSGCCSCCFAKRKKTATIKTAPEEHRALRMGDDDDDEMNPSLFSKRFGNSSFLIDSIPVAEFQGRPLADHPAVKNGRPPGALTIPRELLDASTVAEAISVISCWYEDKTEWGNRVGWIYGSVTEDVVTGYRMHNRGWKSVYCVTKRDAFRGTAPINLTDRLHQVLRWATGSVEIFFSRNNAILASPKMKILQRIAYLNVGIYPFTSLFLIVYCFLPALSLFSGQFIVQSLDVTFLTYLLVITLTLCALAVLEIKWSGINLEEWWRNEQFWLIGGTSAHLAAVLQGLLKVIAGIEISFTLTSKSGGDDNDDEFADLYILKWSSLMIPPITIMMTNLIAIAVGVSRTIYSNLPQWSRLLGGVFFSFWVLAHLYPFAKGLMGRRGRTPTIVFVWSGLIAITISLLWVAISPPEGATGIGGSFQFP from the exons ATGGCAGGAAGATCCTTCAGGCCCTCTGATTCGCAGTCAGGGAGGGGCCCGATTCCTCCCAGTGTAACCTTCACAAGAAGAACATCGTCGGGCAGATATGTGAACTTGTCAAGGGATAGTCTCGATAGTGAGATAAGTGGTGCTGAGTTTGCGGAGTACACAGTGCAGATACCACCAACACCTGATAATCAACCAATGGATTCTTTAGCCATTAGGGGGGATCCTCCAATTTCACAGAGGGTCGAGGAGCAATATGTGTCTAGCTCTTTGTTTACTGGAGGATACAACAGTGTTACTCGTGCCCACTTAATGGACAAGGTGATTGAATCTGAAGCAAACCATCCTCAGATGGCCGGGGCAAAAGGTTCGTCCTGTGCTATACAGGGCTGCGATGGAAATGTTATGAGTGACGAGAGGGGTGAAGATATTCTTCCATGTGAATGTGATTTCAAGATATGCAGGGATTGCTTCGTTGATTCTGTCAAGGCTGGTGGAGGCATCTGTCCCGGCTGTAAAGAGCCATATAAGAATACAGAATTGCCCGATGAGTCAGCTGAGCCTGGTCAGCCATTGCCTCTTCCATCTAATGCTGGAATGTCAAAAATGGAAAGGAGGTTGTCCTTAATGAAATCAGCCAACAGGTCTGCAATAGTGCGGAGCCAGTCTGGATTAATGAGGAGCCAAGCGGGGACGGATTTTGATCATAATAGATGGTTGTTTGAGACTAAGGGTACCTATGGATATGGTAATGCCATATGGCCAAAAGATGGGGGATTAAGTGAAGATCAAAATGACGAAACAGGCGAGCCTCCAGAACTTTTCAACAAGCCATGGAGACCTCTAACCCGTAAACTGAAGATACCAGCTGCAGTACTCAGTCCATATAG ACTATTAATTTTGGTCCGTATGGTTATTCTTGCTCTATTTTTGGAATGGAGAATCAGCCATCCTAACGAGGATGCAAGGTGGCTGTGGTTGATGTCTATCATCTGTGAGATTTGGTTTGCCTTCTCCTGGTTACTCGACCAACTTCCGAAGCTCTGCCCTGTTAATCGTGCTACTGATCTCAATGTTTTGAAAGAGAAGTTTGAAACACCTAGCCCTGCCAATCCAACTGGAAAATCTGATCTTCCGGGAATAGATATATTTGTTTCTACTGCTGATCCAGAAAAAGAACCTCCACTTGTTACGGCAAACACTATTATGTCTATTCTTGCTGCTGATTACCCTGTCGAGAAGCTCTCCTGTTATGTTTCAGATGATGGAGGAGCCCTCTTGACTTTTGAGGCCATGGCAGAAGCTGCAAGTTTTGCTAACTTGTGGGTGCCATTCTGTCGAAAACATGATATTGAACCAAGAAATCCAGAGTCTTATTTCGGCCTGAAAAAAGACCCATTTAAGAATAAAGTGCGCCCGGATTTTGTAAAGGATCGCAGAAGGGTTAAGCGTGAGTACGATGAATTCAAGGTTCGGATCAATGGTCTTCCTGATTCAATTCGGCGTCGCTCTGATGCATATAATGCTAGAGAAGAAATCAAGGCCATGAAGCTTCGGAGACAGACTGCTGCGGATGAAATATTAGAACCTTTAAAGGTCTCTAAAGCAACTTGGATGGCAGATGGGACTCACTGGCCGGGAACTTGGGTGGTTTCTGGTCCGGAACACTCTAGGGGTGACCATGCAGGAATAATACAG GTCATGTTGAAACCACCAAGTGATGATCCTCTAAATGGTACTGATGATAGTATCCCACTTGATTTTACAGAAGTTGACATTCGGCTACCCCTCCTTGTCTATGTTTCTCGAGAAAAGCGTCCAGGATATGATCACAATAAGAAGGCAGGGGCCATGAATGCTCTCGTTCGAGCTTCAGCCATCATGTCTAATGGCCCATTCATTTTGAATCTTGACTGCGATCACTACATCTATAACTCACAGGCAATAAGAGAAGGCATGTGTTTTATGATGGATCGTGGTGGAGACCGTATTTGCTATGTTCAATTTCCTCAAAGGTTTGAGGGAATAGATCCATCTGATCGCTATGCAAATCATAATACTGTGTTCTTTGACGTTAACATGCGTGCTCTAGATGGGCTGCAGGGTCCAGTTTATGTTGGAACTGGATGCCTCTTCCGTAGAACTGCACTTTATGGCTTTGATCCTCCCCGATCAAAAGAACACTCCGGTTGTTGCAGCTGTTGTTTTGCTAAACGGAAGAAGACTGCAACTATTAAAACTGCACCAGAGGAACACAGAGCTCTTAGGATGGGagatgacgatgatgatgaaaTGAATCCTTCTCTTTTCTCTAAAAGATTTGGTAACTCTAGCTTCCTGATCGATTCCATTCCAGTGGCAGAGTTCCAAGGGAGACCACTTGCCGATCATCCTGCTGTAAAGAACGGACGGCCACCTGGTGCTCTTACCATTCCTAGGGAACTCCTTGATGCATCAACGGTTGCTGAAGCCATTAGTGTGATCTCGTGTTGGTATGAAGACAAAACTGAGTGGGGTAACCGGGTCGGATGGATTTATGGGTCAGTGACTGAAGACGTGGTGACAGGATATAGGATGCACAATCGGGGGTGGAAATCTGTATATTGCGTCACTAAGAGGGATGCTTTCCGTGGCACTGCTCCTATCAATCTCACAGACAGACTTCATCAAGTCCTCCGTTGGGCCACCGGGTCAGTCGAGATCTTCTTTTCGCGTAACAATGCCATTCTAGCTAGTCCAAAAATGAAGATTCTACAAAGAATTGCTTACCTGAATGTGGGTATCTATCCCTTCACCTCTTTGTTCCTGATCGTGTATTGCTTCCTTCCTGCGCTATCACTCTTCTCCGGTCAGTTCATTGTCCAGAGTCTAGATGTGACCTTCCTCACGTACCTCCTCGTCATCACCTTGACACTTTGCGCGTTGGCCGTGCTTGAGATAAAATGGTCGGGCATCAACTTAGAGGAGTGGTGGCGTAATGAGCAATTCTGGCTGATCGGAGGCACGAGCGCTCATCTCGCAGCCGTGCTCCAGGGTCTACTGAAGGTGATTGCTGGGATCGAGATCTCGTTTACTCTGACATCAAAATCCGGAGGCGACGACAATGATGATGAATTTGCGGATCTGTACATCCTGAAATGGAGCTCGCTGATGATCCCACCTATCACCATCATGATGACCAACTTGATAGCCATAGCTGTTGGCGTGAGCCGGACTATATACAGCAACTTACCGCAGTGGAGCCGTTTGCTCGGAGGCGTGTTCTTTAGTTTCTGGGTGTTGGCTCATCTGTATCCATTCGCGAAGGGACTGATGGGGAGACGAGGAAGGACCCCCACCATCGTGTTTGTGTGGTCGGGCCTCATCGCCATCACCATATCCCTTCTCTGGGTCGCCATCTCTCCCCCGGAGGGCGCTACTGGAATTGGAGGTTCGTTCCAGTTTCCATGA
- the LOC121772099 gene encoding glycerol-3-phosphate acyltransferase, chloroplastic-like isoform X2: MSNMAMALDRIFLDVQDPFQFSPHHNAIREPFDYYTFGQKYIRPLVDFRNSFLGNNSIVNEIEKKLEQGENVILMSNHQTEADPAVIALLLESTNSFIAENLIYVAGDRVITDPLCKPFSMGRNLLCVYSKKHMGDDPKLIDMKRRANTKSLKEMALLLRSGAKIIWIAPSGGRDRPDPVTKEWHPAPFDSSSVDNMRRLVEHAGIPGHIYPMALMCHELMPPPLEVEKEIGERREISFHGVGVSVAPSIDYHKIYSSLEDPDEAKSTYSELLYSSISQQYDVLKSAIHGKQGLKASSPTVLLTQPWL; this comes from the exons ATGTCTAATATGGCTATGGCCTTAGATCGTATTTTCTTAGACGTGCAG GACCCATTTCAGTTCTCACCACATCACAATGCCATTCGGGAGCCATTTGATTATTACACGTTTGGTCAGAAATATATCCGACCTTTAGTGGATTTCAG AAATTCATTTCTTGGGAACAACTCCATAGTCAATGAAATTGAAAAGAAGCTTGAGCAG GGCGAGAATGTTATTTTAATGTCTAACCATCAGACTGAAGCAGATCCAGCTGTTATAGCTTTGTTGCTGGaatccactaactcattcattgCTGAGAATCTG ATATATGTTGCTGGAGACAGGGTTATTACAGATCCCTTATGCAAACCCTTTAGTATGGGCAG GAATCTTTTATGTGTGTATTCCAAAAAACACATGGGTGATGATCCTAAGCTCATTGATATGAAGAGAAGAGCAAACACAAAAAGCTTAAAAGAAATGGCGCTGCTTTTGAG GTCGGGAGCAAAAATAATATGGATAGCTCCAAGTGGTGGAAGGGACCGCCCAGATCCTGTTACGAAAGAATGGCATCCA GCACCTTTTGATTCATCTTCAGTGGACAACATGAGAAGGCTCGTCGAACATGCTGGAATTCCTGGTCATATATACCCCATGGCTCTAATGTGCCATGAACTTATGCCCCCTCCATTGGAG GTGGAGAAAGAGATTGGTGAGCGACGAGAGATATCCTTTCATGGAGTTGGGGTATCAGTTGCACCGTCAATTGATTATCACAAAATTTATTCATCTTTGGAAGATCCTGATGAG GCAAAGTCTACGTACTCGGAGTTGCTATATTCATCTATCAGCCAACAGTACGATGTCCTCAAATCTGCAATACATGGCAAACAAGGTCTCAAGGCATCAAGCCCGACGGTCCTCCTTACACAACCATGGCTATAG